The Helianthus annuus cultivar XRQ/B chromosome 16, HanXRQr2.0-SUNRISE, whole genome shotgun sequence genome includes a window with the following:
- the LOC110917062 gene encoding uncharacterized protein LOC110917062, which translates to MEQDRLRLTDLPTDVLRRIITYIATSDEGARDFAKALSVCKAFNRFSNDREILKVTNFDNMDQHYLNDALWDDNGLLTRCATVGNEGARLIIQQIPFLLLGMGQN; encoded by the exons ATGGAGCAAGATCGTTTAAGACTTACTGATCTCCCAACCGACGTTCTACGTCGTATCATAACATATATCGCTACGTCTGATGAAGGAGCAAGGGACTTTGCCAAAGCTCTATCGGT TTGCAAAGCTTTCAACCGGTTTTCCAATGATAGAGAAATACTgaaggtcacaaattttgacaataTGGATCAACACTATCTTAATGATGCTTTATGGGACGACAATGGACTACTAACTAGATGTGCTACCGTCGGAAATGAAGGCGCGCGTCTAATTATCCAACAAATTCCATTTCTGTTGTTGGGTATGGGACAAAATTGA
- the LOC110919657 gene encoding uncharacterized protein LOC110919657: MVKDVPESAFQQMKECLSELSTLTAPFEKEPLILYLSSSDKAVGSVLLVERNGVQTPIYYVSRMLTDPETRYSTMEKLVLALLHASRRLRRYFTGHVITVLTNFHIGTILQKPETSGRLAKWAIELGGHNILYRPRPAIKGQVLADFITEVPTEKVKDCEIVEAPTKDTSDGLWFLYTDGASNKDGSGAGLRLVSPEKHEFTYAIRLDFKNTNNEAEYEAFLAGLRLAIKMGAKNLQAHVDSLLIASQVNGFYDAKGDVMALYLDQAKKLLQKFTTYRVVHINRSENKQADALSKLTSTSFQHLAKEVRIEVLKNPSVLLRQVNVIEIGQPSWMTPIIHYLQEGILPENKAEARKIQHKALHYEMNDGILYRRSFLGPLLRCVDSQDANYLIREIHEGICGIHAGPRMVVAKIMNAGYYWPGMHVDSLKELHKCDSCQRHSPKTLRPKNDLIPVSTAWPFQQWGIDMVGPFPDVPGAVKFIIVAVDYFTKWVEAKALVSTTAMMVRKFIWEHIICRFGIPLKIVTDNSTNFASEDLQKWMKEMKIEHTFSSVAHPQGNGQVESVNKSIVEGIKARLGTKRRGWVDELPSILWAHRSMPKTSTGETPFSLVYGSEAVIPAEVGLPSPRLTAVNTVDNEAERRLDLDLLEERHEIARIKEAKYKTQLERYYDARVRICTFTPGEYVFRDNEASNAERPGELAPKWEGPYLVHEVLGKGAYKLRTLDGHIIPRTWNAQQLRKCYM; the protein is encoded by the coding sequence ATGGTAAAGGACGTACCAGAAAGCGCTTTTCagcaaatgaaggagtgtttgagcGAACTCTCAACGTTGACCGCACCGTTTGAAAAGGAGCCGCTCATCTTGTACTTGTCATCATCAGACAAGGCAGTGGGTTCGGTATTGCTTGTAGAAAGAAACGGGGTTCAGACTCCAATCTACTATGTCAGTAGAATGCTCACAGatccagaaacaagatattcaacGATGGAGAAACTGGTACTAGCGCTGCTACATGCCTCTAGAAGGCTGCGCCGATACTTTACAGGCCACGTCATCACCGTATTGACCAATTTCCACATTGGGACGATATTACAAAAACCGGAGACATCCGGGCGATTAGCGAAGTGGGCGATCGAGCTGGGGGGCCACAACATTTTGTataggccgcgcccagccatcaAGGGTCAAGTTCTTGCAGACTTTATCACAGAAGTCCCAACGGAGAAGGTCAAAGATTGTGAAATCGTCGAAGCTCCCACAAAAGATACATCAGATGGGCTATGGTTCCTATACACAGATGGTGCCTCAAACAAGGACGGCTCAGGAGCCGGATTGCGGCTAGTGAGCCCTGAAAAGCATGAATTTACATACGCTATCAGGTTGGATTTTAAAAATaccaacaatgaggcagaatacgaGGCATTTTTGGCAGGCTTGCGCCTCGCCATTAAAATGGGGGCTAAAAATCTACAAGCACACGTTGATTCACTTTTGATCGCCAGCCAAGTCAACGGATTCTATGACGCAAAGGGCGACGTTATGGCCTTATATCTGGATCAAGCAAAAAAGCTGCTGCAGAAATTCACGACATACAGGGTCGTACACATCAATCGATCCGAAAACAAACAGGCAGACGCTTTAAGCAAGCTCACGTCAACTTCCTTTCAGCATCTTGCAAAGGAGGTAAGGATTGAAGTGCTCAAAAATCCATCAGTCCTGCTGCGCCAGGTGAACGTGATCGAAATAGGGCAGCCATCCTGGATGACCCCTATAATTCACTATCTACAGGAAGGGATACTCCCAGAAAACAAAGCAGAGGCAAGGAAAATCCAGCACAAAGCCCTGCATTATGAAATGAATGATGGTATTCTATATCGGAGATCCTTCTTGGGCCCCTTATTGCGCTGCGTAGACTCCCAAGACGCGAATTACTTAATCAGAGAAATCCATGAAGGGATCTGTGGTATCCATGCGGGACCACGCATGGTTGTTGCGAAGATCATGAACGCCGGATATtactggccagggatgcatgtcgACTCCCTGAAGGAGCTGCACAAATGCGACTCCTGTCAGCGGCACTCTCCAAAGACCCTGCGCCCCAAAAATGATCTTATCCCAGTGTCCACTGCTTGGCCTTTCCAACAATGGGGGATTGATATGGTGGGACCTTTCCCAGATGTCCCGGGAGCCGTAAAGTTTATAATCGTGGCTGTTGactatttcaccaagtgggtggaagcCAAAGCCCTCGTATCAACCACTGCCATGATGGTGCGCAAGTTTATctgggagcacatcatctgcAGATTTGGTATTCCACTCAAAATTGTCACAGACAACAGTACCAATTTTGCCTCGGAGGATCTTCAAAAAtggatgaaggaaatgaagatagAACATACCTTCTCGTCCGTTGCGCATCCTCAGGGCAACGGTCAAGTGGAAAGCGTCAACAAAAGCATCGTGGAGGGGATAAAAGCCCGACTGGGCACAAAGCGAAGaggctgggtagatgagctcccaagcatcctaTGGGCTCATCGAAGCATGCCGAAGACAAGCACCGGCGAAACTCCTTTCAGCCTAGTATACGGCTCGGAAGCAGTTATCCCGGCAGAAGTTGGTCTCCCCTCACCGCGATTGACAGCAGTCAACACGGTTGATAATGAAGCAGAGCGCCGTCTCGATCTGGATCTCTTGGAAGAAAGACACGAGATTGCGCGTATTAAGGAGGCGAAATACAAGACACAACTGGAAAGGTACTACGATGCGAGAgtccgcatttgtaccttcactccAGGAGAATATGTTTTCCGTGACAATGAAGCTTCGAATGCCGAGCGCCCTGGAGAactagcacccaaatgggaaggcccatacctGGTCCATGAAGTGCTAGGAAAAGGGGCGTACAAATTGCGAACATTGGATGGCCATATCATCCCGCGCACATGGAACGCGCAACAATTGCGCAAGTGTTATATGTAA